A region from the Vicia villosa cultivar HV-30 ecotype Madison, WI linkage group LG3, Vvil1.0, whole genome shotgun sequence genome encodes:
- the LOC131662003 gene encoding uncharacterized protein LOC131662003, which yields MAEDKQIEKKKDDVDVQSQIQTAIRSRVSHFKQQADSLTYEGVRRLLEKDLAFEEFSLDSHKRFIKQCLEKCLEEAGDDDAPKTSGEEGEKGESTQEMEGQTEEIQSKDEKDVPDDDEKMEDSPVLGLLKEQKKVKQEAKKEEGNGKKVVPNEALIKKAIRKRSSYLKDNAEKVTMGGLRRLLEEDLKLEEFTLDPFKNFIRQQLDEVLSSSEVVEPAKSAKKIVKKKPDSKPTKKVSTEENSDNSDETSEEEEDEEDEVKPRKKSVPKGKTQTPAGPKKRKGDETNLPSKKKAKPDKSASEVNSDAEDDGINSEDDQSHSSAENTTKKKQVAAPVYSKRVEHLKSVIKACGMSVPPVIYKKVKQVPENKREEQLIKELEEILSREGLSSNPSEKEIKEVNRKKARAKELEGIDMSNIVSSTRRRATISFAPPPPPPKPKTPVESSGKDKKVGDDDNDDEGKDNEEVEEGEEGEEDEEDEEEEEEEDSSDDGSESEDFNADEEDSD from the exons ATGGCAGAAGACAAACAAATCGAGAAAAAGAAAGATGACGTCGACGTCCAGTCTCAGATTCAAACCGCCATTCGCTCTCGCGTCTCTCACTTCAAACAACAAGCCGA TTCTCTGACATACGAAGGTGTTCGTAGATTGCTCGAGAAAGACTTAGCTTTTGAGGAGTTTTCGTTGGATTCTCATAAGAGATTTATCAAGCAGTGTTTGGAAAAG TGCTTAGAAGAGGCTGGTGATGATGATGCCCCGAAGACGTCAGGGGAGGAAGGGGAGAAAGGGGAAAGTACACAAGAGATGGAAGGGCAAACGGAGGAAATTCAATCTAAAGACGAAAAGGATGTCCCTGACGATGACGAGAAAATGGAAGATTCTCCGGTATTAGGTCTGCTTAAAGAACAAAAGAAAGTTAAACAAGAAGCTAAGAAAGAAGAAGGCAATGGGAAAAAAGTAGTTCCCAATGAGGCTTTAATTAAGAAAGCTATTAGAAAAAGATCTTCGTACCTCAAGGATAATGCAGA GAAAGTCACTATGGGTGGTCTTCGCCGACTATTGGAGGAAGATCTTAAACTTGAAGAATTTACTTTGGATCCCTTTAAGAATTTTATAAGGCAGCAGCTTGACGAG GTATTGTCGTCTTCTGAAGTTGTGGAACCTGCAAAAAGTGCTAAGAAAATTGTTAAGAAGAAACCTGATTCCAAACCAACAAAAAAGGTTAGTACTGAAGAGAACTCTGATAATTCAGATGAAACGAGTGAAGAGGAAGAGGATGAGGAAGATGAAGTCAAACCTAGAAAAAAAAGTGTTCCAAAAGGGAAGACACAGACTCCTGCTGGACCCAAAAAGCGTAAAGGAGATGAGACCAATCTTCCCAGCAAGAAAAAAGCCAAGCCTGATAAATCAGCCTCAGAAGTCAATAGCGATGCAGAAGATGATGGAATAAACTCCGAAGATGACCAGTCCCATTCATCAGCAGAGAATACTACCAAG AAGAAACAAGTTGCAGCTCCTGTGTACAGTAAACGGGTGGAGCACTTGAAATCTGTTATTAAAGCATGTGGGATGAG CGTTCCTCCGGTCATTTATAAAAAAGTCAAGCAGGTGCCTGAGAACAAACGGGAAGAACAGCTAATTAAAGAATTGGAGGAAATACTATCTAGAGAAGGCTTGTCTTCAAATCCATCTGAAAAGG aaattaaagAAGTGAATAGGAAGAAGGCGAGAGCCAAGGAGCTCGAGGGTATTGATATGAGTAATATTGTGTCGAGTACACGTAGAAGGGCAACAATTAGTTTTGCGCCTCCTCCACCACCACCAAAGCCCAAGACTCCAGTTGAATCGAGTGGCAAAGATAAAAAAGTTGgtgatgatgacaatgatgatgaAGGCAAGGATAATGAAGAGGTTGAAGAAGGTGAAgaaggtgaagaagatgaagaagatgaagaagaggaagaagaggaggatAGCAGTGATGATGGAAGTGAGAGTGAAGACTTTAATGCCG ATGAAGAGGACAGTGACTGA